One segment of Setaria viridis chromosome 4, Setaria_viridis_v4.0, whole genome shotgun sequence DNA contains the following:
- the LOC117851977 gene encoding uncharacterized protein: protein MSHARTLSSSVLLATTLSLSFLVVALSLDTAPPSNDLQTLLCLKVHLCDSAGQLASWKNDSLQFCSWDGVRCSKRHTSRVVALDLESFELNGQIPTCIANLTFLTRIHFPNNQLTGPIPPELGQLNRLQYLNLSSNKLSGVIPDTLSSCSRLQIIDLGGNSLQGVIPPNLSQCLNLENLVLQHNSLSGDIPEGLGMLHNLSILRLAGNSLTGKVPLSLGCKSSLSVVVLTNNSLTGPIPSCLHNSSSLQVLDLINNHLDGEIPYALLNSRSLKKLGLGVNKFVGSIPALSHTGSPLEHLILTSNDLSGAIPSSLGNLSSLIRLMLAYNNFQGSIPASIGKIPNLQALDLTYNYLSGTVPTSLYNMSALTYLGIGANNLQGGIPHNIGFTLPSIKKMIFLENRFHGKIPVSLANATNLMVIDLRYNSFHGIIPSLGSLPNLVELNLGMNQLEAGDWSFLSSLANCTQLVKLSLSGNKIQGALPGSIGGLANSLKVLLLAGNNISGKIPPEIGYLTNVTVLYLDKNQFTGSLPDTLGNLSRLVGLSLSQNKLSGRIPVSIGTLSQLNELYLQENNFSGPIPEAIGYCKNLEMMNLSCNSLDGQIPKMLLTLSSLARGMDLSHNQLSGQIPLEIGGLINLGLLNISNNLLSGQIPSTLGQCVHLESLHMEGNHLEGKIPESFTELRGIIELDLSRNNLSGAIPEWFETFSSLKLLNLSFNNLEGSLPTGGIFHNKSTVYIQGNKKLCGSTPLLKLPLCDANASRGNHTSKILKVLGLSVLSLLLLSCLAVILLMKKKKVKQVAHSSCKEFKRVSYADLVKATNGFSPSNLVGSGKSGSVYRARFEFEERTVAIKVFKLDQLGAPKSFLAECEALRSTRHRNLVKVITTCSTFDPSGNEFKALILEYMPNGSLESWLYPELNKYGFKSSLSLDLRITIAMDIASALDYLHNHCMPTVAHCDLKPSNVLLDDAMGAHLADFGLAKFLHSFSHPCHQSSTSLLGPRGSIGYIAPEYGFGSKLSTEGDVYSYGIIILEMLTGKRPTDEIFTDGLNLHKFVENAFPQKITEVLDPCIVPSSEDGDVYYNLDHGNNATDGVESCIVHLVKLGLSCSSQVPKDRPTMQDVYAEVITIKEAFAVLHG, encoded by the exons ATGTCTCATGCACGAACTCTGAGTTCGTCAGTGCTCCTTGCCACTACCCTGTCCTTGAGCTTCCTTGTTGTTGCCTTATCACTTGATACAGCACCACCTAGTAATGATCTCCAGACCCTCCTTTGCCTGAAGGTCCATCTCTGTGACTCTGCCGGGCAGCTAGCCTCGTGGAAGAATGACTCTCTTCAGTTTTGCAGTTGGGATGGTGTTAGATGCAGCAAGAGGCACACATCTCGCGTTGTTGCTCTGGACCTCGAGTCGTTTGAGCTCAATGGCCAAATACCTACTTGTATTGCCAATCTCACTTTCCTCACAAGAATCCACTTCCCAAATAACCAACTTACTGGTCCAATTCCTCCTGAGCTTGGCCAACTAAATAGGCTGCAGTACCTTAATCTCAGTTCGAACAAACTCAGTGGTGTGATTCCTGACACACTGTCTTCCTGTTCTCGCCTCCAAATCATCGATCTTGGGGGTAATTCCCTGCAAGGAGTGATTCCTCCAAACCTGAGCCAATGCTTAAATCTTGAGAACCTCGTCTTGCAGCATAACAGCCTCAGTGGAGATATCCCAGAAGGCCTGGGGATGCTCCATAATCTTTCAATTTTGCGTCTTGCTGGAAATAGTCTGACGGGAAAAGTTCCTCTTTCACTTGGATGCAAATCTTCTCTTAGCGTTGTTGTGCTTACAAACAATAGCCTCACCGGACCAATCCCATCTTGCCTACATAACAGTTCATCGCTTCAAGTGCTGGACTTAATAAACAATCATCTTGATGGAGAGATTCCATATGCTCTGCTAAATAGCAGATCACTCAAAAAATTAGGCCTTGGGGTGAACAAATTTGTGGGGTCAATACCTGCTCTCTCGCACACTGGCTCTCCCTTGGAGCATCTCATTTTGACATCAAATGATCTTTCAGGTGCCATACCTTCTTCATTGGGGAATTTATCTTCCCTTATCAGGCTTATGCTTGCATACAACAATTTTCAAGGAAGCATCCCGGCGAGTATAGGTAAAATTCCGAACCTACAAGCACTGGACCTGACTTACAACTATTTGTCAGGAACTGTCCCAACCTCCCTTTACAATATGTCAGCTCTGACATACCTTGGCATCGGCGCAAATAACCTTCAGGGGGGAATTCCACATAACATTGGCTTCACCCTTCCAAGCATCAAAAAGATGATTTTTCTAGAGAACCGATTCCATGGTAAAATCCCTGTTTCACTAGCGAATGCAACTAACCTTATGGTGATTGACCTACGGTATAATTCATTCCATGGAATTATTCCTTCTTTGGGTTCGCTTCCCAACTTAGTAGAATTAAATCTAGGCATGAATCAGCTTGAAGCTGGAGATTGGTCTTTCCTTTCCTCACTAGCCAATTGCACACAGTTGGTCAAATTATCTTTATCAGGAAACAAAATCCAAGGAGCATTGCCAGGTTCCATTGGTGGTCTTGCAAACAGCTTAAAGGTTTTGCTGTTGGCAGGAAATAATATATCTGGGAAAATACCACCCGAGATAGGATACCTTACAAACGTTACGGTTCTTTACCTGGATAAAAATCAGTTCACCGGAAGCCTCCCAGACACACTCGGAAATCTTTCTAGGTTAGTTGGACTAAGCTTATCGCAGAACAAACTTTCTGGGCGAATTCCAGTCTCAATCGGTACTCTAAGTCAATTAAACGAGCTCTATTTACAGGAAAACAATTTTAGTGGCCCGATCCCAGAAGCTATAGGATactgcaaaaatttagaaatgaTGAACCTCTCGTGCAACAGCCTTGATGGTCAGATACCAAAGATGCTTCTTACTCTTTCCTCCCTTGCTAGAGGCATGGATTTGTCCCACAACCAACTCTCTGGACAAATACCACTTGAGATTGGTGGCTTGATCAATCTCGGACTGCTCAACATCTCCAATAACCTGTTGTCTGGACAAATTCCCTCCACCCTAGGCCAGTGTGTCCACTTGGAGTCCCTTCACATGGAAGGGAACCATCTTGAAGGAAAAATCCCAGAGTCTTTCACGGAACTGAGAGGCATTATCGAGCTAGATCTGTCTCGAAATAATCTGTCTGGAGCAATACCTGAATGGTTTGAGACCTTCAGCTCGTTGAAGCTTCTCAATTTGTCCTTCAACAACCTCGAAGGTTCATTACCCACTGGTGGGATATTTCATAATAAAAGCACGGTGTACATTCAGGGGAACAAGAAGTTATGTGGGAGCACTCCATTGCTAAAATTGCCACTTTGTGATGCAAATGCCTCCAGAGGAAATCATACTTCCAAAATTCTGAAGGTACTAGGATTGAGTGTTCTTTCTTTGCTCCTATTATCATGCTTAGCGGTCATACtattgatgaagaagaagaaagtcaAACAAGTAGCTCACTCATCCTGCAAGGAATTCAAAAGGGTCTCATATGCTGATTTAGTCAAAGCAACAAATGGTTTCTCCCCATCCAACTTGGTTGGTTCAGGAAAATCTGGATCAGTGTACAGAGCTAGATTTGAGTTTGAAGAACGTACAGTTGCTATCAAGGTTTTCAAACTTGATCAACTTGGCGCACCAAAGAGCTTCCTTGCTGAGTGTGAGGCATTAAGGAGCACTCGTCATCGGAACCTTGTAAAGGTGATTACTACATGCTCAACATTTGATCCATCAGGAAATGAGTTCAAAGCTCTTATTCTTGAATATATGCCTAATGGTAGCCTAGAAAGCTGGCTCTATCCTGAGCTGAACAAGTACGGATTTAAAAGCTCACTGAGTTTGGACTTAAGAATAACAATAGCAATGGATATAGCTTCTGCTTTGGATTATCTACACAACCATTGCATGCCCACTGTGGCCCATTGTGATTTGAAGCCCAGCAATGTCCTTCTTGATGATGCCATGGGTGCACATCTTGCTGACTTCGGGTTAGCTAAGTTTCTTCACAGTTTCAGTCATCCGTGCCATCAAAGTTCTACAAGCTTACTAGGACCAAGAGGATCAATCGGATACATTGCACCGG AGTACGGATTCGGCAGCAAACTCTCAACTGAAGGTGATGTCTACAGCTACGGAATTATCATCTTAGAAATGCTCACAGGGAAACGCCCAACGGATGAGATCTTTACTGATGGTTTGAACCTTCACAAATTTGTGGAAAATGCATTTCCTCAAAAGATTACTGAAGTTCTAGATCCTTGCATCGTTCCAAGTTCTGAAGATGGCGATGTGTACTACAATTTGGATCATGGAAATAATGCAACAGATGGCGTGGAGAGCTGCATTGTGCATCTTGTTAAACTCGGGCTCTCGTGCTCTTCGCAGGTACCAAAAGATCGACCAACAATGCAGGATGTTTATGCTGAAGTCATCACCATCAAAGAAGCATTTGCAGTGCTACATGGTTGA